The Sesamum indicum cultivar Zhongzhi No. 13 linkage group LG9, S_indicum_v1.0, whole genome shotgun sequence genome segment TCACTCAGTTGGGGAATGGGAAGATAACGGAGGTGCAATGGATAATTCGATACCGGCCCTTTAATTCTTTGTATGAATTTATACCCCTcaagattttatatttgatctttGACCCCGAACCTTTTTGGGGTTTAGGACTTGAACTGCAATTttacttttctcttttatatacttttatttgtttatgctTAAGTCACTCTCGATATATctgaatattagaaaatataagtaGGTATACATacggtataattatatttttactataaaaaataagataagtTACAACGATCTCTCTtaaggtttgacataattacgaatacttttCTGttggttaaaaaattatcaatacctttctaattttaataatcgtCTAACAATAACTTAATCcattatattttcatccattttttatggtgaactgatcaaaatgcccttatcgattaaaaattataattttatttattttttaaaattttattttttaataaactaagtagataatttttttataaatatttaatttttttaaaatatacaataagggcaaaattgataatttcatacatttatcaaaaaattacataatttcatcaaatattatggaggtattaataatttttcaaataataaaaaaatatacataattatactaaatatcAAAGAAGATTgtcgtaatttaccctaaaaaataatgtacttGTGATCCattatacaaatacaaattgtgactaaattcaaaaaaatagagaaattaaataattatatagtgttATAATGgataatatgtaaaaaaatactCTACGGTGGGATAGAAGTTCTAAATTTTAGCTTTTATCCAGCATGATTTTGGTGGAACTTAGAGGgtattttggtaaattataaattctttaaacattttatatcatgcttacaaatattataagaCGTTACAAAGtgtttaatactttttttaaaatatatataattttcaaatataagatgctaaaagtttataattattactatttaaattaatccttattggcaaattaatttataattatttggatctttcatattaattaaattttgctaaTAATTATGACCTAACTTTCAACCTTTTTTTGGTGTGTTtcttagaaacaaaaagaaatgtttattttatgttaaccttttttttttaaatttattaagtccacattattaattcaataaattaataggtttaaagtacaaaatttattttcactatAGGAATTtgcaaataatattgatattagtataaaaattaattattattttgttttattaatttaaaaaaatgattagcTACAACGCGAGTACGAAGAATACTTAGTAAACACGAAGGGAAGCACCACGCGCCACCGCCCTTCTCCGAGTCGCTTTTTCGCTATGTTAAAGTCGCTGCTGCCTTCTCTTACTTCCCGCTGTTCTCTCAGTCTCACCCCCTTCCTCTACTTACACCCCTCCACGCGCCGCCGCCTCCTCCCTCGCCATTCCCCGCCACACCTCTCACCAGGCGTCACTTCACTCCGGGCCTCATCTTCCTTCTCTCACGATCTTCATCGGGCAAGTGTTATTTTGAAtcaaactataattaattccGTCGTAGCTATGTTCAGAACTGGGATAATTCTGCTGTAATTGTAAGGTTTTGTTGatgtttttaattgaaaacGTGATTGCCCAGATGGAGTCTGAGAGTTATACCTTCGGCCCGTACAAAATCAGCGCCAAGGAAGTGTTCTACTCTACTCAGCTTTCGTATGCTTTGGTCAATCTACGGCCTGTTGTTCCCGGTACGTGTTTCCCGTTCCCATTCTTTTTCATGATCACAATAATGTAAAGTTTTTTGCTGAAAGAAATGCTTTTCAGGGTTTTAGCTTTGTTAAATCTCTTGTTTCATATGCCTCTGTGTTAGAATGATGGTAATGCTCTTCTTGAAATACTGATCAGGGCATTTTGTTTTGAGATCAATTTAGAGCTccaatatattgattttgatGGCTATTTTGGTCAGTTATTTGTTTATGAATCTTAGTACCATAAACAGTGATGTAACTCGTTACTCTTGATATTGATTCTTGTCCCAAATATAGTTGTTTACTGGTGTAGATGAATGGTTTAGCAATCTAAGTTGGAAATGGTAGGACTATATTTCTGCCATTCAGTCTTATGTTGTATAGCGTTAATGAAAGCATGATTGAGTTGATGTGTTGATTTGTTTTCATCTTATATACTCTACTTGAAAGCAGGAATAGACTTTGTCTAGAGTGGTAGACTATCTTTCGCAATATTTACTGTTCTGAGGTCCACCTTAGTTCANNNNNNNNNNTACTGGATAGGCTTGCACAACGTCATgattataaaatgtttgatcGTCACTTAAGGTTACTAAGAAAAATAAGTGCCTATATTGTCTATCACCAATCTCATGGGCAGAAGCCTTGAACAACATGATCGCCAGAATCAACTATGTGAATCTGTGCTTTTGAGCTGAGATTATAACTACAGAGGGTCTTGGGTGAAAATGGCAAAACAGCAGAAACTGAAAGAAACATCACTCTTTGAcgtttttgaaaatttgttcTGTACTTCAACTCGTTCACGTTTAGTCTCCAATGATATTGTGTTGATTGTGGGTTGTGTTTGCTCTTCGTTGCAGGTCATATCCTTCTCTCAGTTCATATTTGAACAGCACATAGTGATCGACTgtaacttgtagatattacaTGGATTGACAGGTTGGATCTTGTAAAAATGTAGAGtaaattgaaatttagttGGTTGAGCTTTACCGATCAAATTTATACTAGCATGTTCTTCATGTTAACAATAGCTATGTACATGCTTTTAGATCAAACAGTACAAACATCTTTTGACCCATCTCAGCTCAGGAAGTTCTCGACGTGGGTGGGTTTTGGTTTTGCAAGTGTCCCAACTCCCTCATCATAAAGAAATTCTGAAGTTTATGCTGGAAAagtaaacatattttaatccctttaatttacataattttgcAACAATCTGAGGGCAAGAAGTCTTGCCTTTTCATCTGTTGAATCTCTGCACCATCCATATTCCCATCTGTTTGGCCCATGGAAAAGGATAAGCAGAAAGATTCCCAACCACGTGACACTTGCACATTTAGATTCTCATTTTGTTTACTTGACACGAAACACATGTGCTTGTCTGCCCGCGACGTGATGTCAAGCGCTTCATTGATCTTACTGCTGATGAAACAAGTGATCTGTGGCTTACGGCTCAGAAGATCGGTCACCAGCTAGAGTCCTATCACAATGCATCTTCGCTCACATTCACAATCCAAGTAAGATAAAGCATAGCATATGAAGGCAACCATTACTTGTTTTTTCCCCTCATCCTCATGTTACATTTAgttatttcatatttgataTCGTTTTCCTCTGTCTGCTTGCCTACAAGTTGTTGATCTGGTTGAATATCCTTATCTTCCTAAGCAACAGATGCATGGACATTTTCTCCTCTAGTTGTTGAAACTGTTAGCTAACTCTATCTTGACTTCCAAGTCCTAATATCTGGAGATCCCTTGAAACCTTAGGATGGGCCACAGGCTGGACAGACTGTTTCACATGTCCACATCCACATACTCCCACGCAAAAGTGGTGATTTCGAGAACAACGATGAAATTTACGAAGCTGTAAGACATTATTGCATATAGATTTGTCCCCTTTAGATTTTCTCTGCTGCTAATCCATTGCATAGATTGATTCGAAGGAAAAGGAACTGAAGCAGAAGCTCGATCTTGACAAAGAGAGGAAGGACAGAAGCATGGAGGAGATGGCTCAAGAGGCGGCCGAATACAGGAAGctttttttgtagaaaaacgGTACGGGAGTCGTTGTACTTGCATTGTGCTTATGAATTGCCCGGTCTCTCTGGATTATTTGGTGTTGTTTGTGATCAAGAGCCCTTTTTTATGAATCAATGGCACAATTCCTCAGATCTTGTATCCAGAATAGCTGTTCCTGTTATTTGTTTGGCTCTTGCTTGACAATTCAGTATCGTGTCGTTCATTATTGAATTctcatttcaaattaatgtttcattttatatgggataataattacactttctttcCCTGCtggtttgtataattacataaacctCCCTCCTGTTTTAGAAATTAACTAAACTGCCTCCCTTATTACTTCTATTCAGTCAGCAGCCAACCCATTCTAGTAGGCTGCATCTGCATTTGGATGAAAGGATGTGAATTTTGAGTTAGGGTTTCAAATGGTACCAcattaaatgaatttgaattcattaCAACgacacaaaaatataattcaatataaaagaTATCTTGACGTAAAATGGacataataaattactttttggCGATGAGTTATTTAGATAaactcaaattatattttgatcgaataaaaaatcatggaCAATAtgttactttttattttttataaaattacagctacgTCCCCCTAAcgggtgttagtgtaatatttttcaggagTATATGAGTAAGGTTTGACTCTGAAAAAGggatgtaattgtaattacaattataattttaaaaaatatatttacaattttacaaaattatgagatatttatatattttaacttaattttagaaattatcaatataatttatcctaaaatcaAAAAAACTAAAGAGCATGCATCACTGATTTATACTCATTGTAATATGTATATGATGGGAGtttaattgtttaaataataaaactacCATAGAGAAAAATTTACCCCAATGAAACTCAAAATAGCACGATAAGATAAGAATTTGTATCTTTTTCATCTGGTCGAGTCAGACTCATGAACCCATAATGGCATCCATTTATAATCATTTGAGAATGGACATCGTGAGATGTGTTTTCATATAATCCATGACACATTGATCCTCTTAAGGAAAAAAACACTTAagcattgaaatttttttaactaaaagcCATCTGTAACAAATTTAACGTTTGTGTTTCAGGTCAGTCCATCACTATGACTAAAGGTTTTACTGTAAATCTCATTGCTAACACTAGTTTTCGataatcaaattgaatttgacaCGTCATTCAGGATCTCGACTCGAATCTatcttattcatttttttttggaaaaatgtgaattgcataaaattaaaaaaggagtACAATCATACAACATCCAGGTGTGCTTTCTTGATGCATTAATAACATTCTTCCCCCTCTATTGTTTAGATACTCGAACTATAGCCACATGCAACGAAATACCTGGCCGAACCTCGTTGACTAGTAATTGCGAGCACTTTGTAGAAAAAGCACACTAACAAGTGATCATATTTTTCCAAGAGCCTATCCTAACATAAAACACAATTTGTATTTGTCAATTGGAGCCAAGAAACATCCATAGTAGTTAATTTGTCTAGGAGCGCCAGCTACAGAATGAAGCTCTTCCTTGCAATTTTGAAAGGTCCCTGCAAGAGCGTTGCCAATATCACTTCTTGGAATAAATTAGAAGCCCTAGCCGAGATTATCCTGCCAGTCGTTTTCCTCCACTGTATTGAGTCAAACCCACCGTGTATAATTGGTAGACCCAAAACTATCTCAGCTACCTCAGTGGAATGTGGTAGAGGCCAACACCACTCACCTTTTGAGATGAAAGTTCCTACCTTAGCCTTCTGAGGGACCCCAGTAGTAGAAGCAATATGGGGGAAATTTACGAGTCAACACTCCATCAGAGTACCACGGATCCTCCCACGGAAGAACCGTATCTCCATCATCTATTCTGTACTCAGCCTTTGGCATTAAATTAGACAGCAGCTGCATCAGTTTCCTCAATGTACAATCTACACTTTAAGCCTGTATCTCAAAACCCACTTAACTCAGAAGGACGTATCATTCATAGATATAACGTCTCAAAGGTGCTTCGCCATCAGTGCTTTGTTCATTGCTCCTAATCTTTGTAAACCATGTCCTCCTTGCTCCTTGGGAAGGCAAACCTGTGCCCAGGCTAGCTTTTATTACATCATAACTATTGGCTAATAGAAGTTCCGTCAGTCAACGGTCAATTGATGCATCAACATCATTCATTGTTAAGGTTGTGGAGCCTTCCGGTTCAGAAAGAACTTGAACTTTTTTCACGTTATTTGCTCATCAGCCCATATTACTAAAGAATGTAGTTTTTAATACACCATATGTTCTCAGCTAatgattttccttttttctttgtctttttttttagtttttaactagattaattaaatacgaATAAGTACGAGACGTATATTGGTAATAGATTAGAAACTAAATGTACGGTACGCAAGCAATACGGCCTAGGTATATTAGCTAACAAACAAGTATTTTATAtggattaagaaaaaatattattgatgtcTATTAGAGCAACACAACACCATAAAATATTGAAGGACAGATTGAGGTCACAAGAATTCTACGATTTTATAGGGACTAATATGCAAAATATGCGTTAGCATTCTGATGTTGAAATTAGTAAGACCCTTGTCAGAAATAAACAAGAActcatgaaaaataagtgaaaatgaATAGATTATGAAAGACGTGTGATGGTGTGAGTGctacaaaaatggaaaatttggTAGGTATTTTGCTCATTACGCTTTGTGTCATTTGGTTTTACCAAATTTGCCTTAGGGGGGCTTCCACTCTTTGGTTAATTAGGCTAAATAATCTCATTAggttttgaaatattgataccctatgtataaaaatataataatttgtaaataatgaTTTCATTTCAAAGATTTGGACTGTATGTATAccaattcaatattaattaaataatttgtgcatttggaataaattatatagttttgattacataataaatataatataattaatcaggTATGATCAATAATAAGAATGCTCCTCAACAATGTTGAATTGTGCTTCTTTGGTGTTTTTCATTCTGCTTATGCAGCAATTATTCACGAAAAGTTTGGATgacttcaaatttaattatcaaaatatgtttgataaaaatacttaCACCCAAGTATGTTTTACAAggatatttacaaaatatccATCGATATTTGAATGAAAGTGATCGTTGTTATCACCTAGAGCCAAATAAGTGTTAGctatttttgaaagaattgaaGTTTGTGACTAGCTAATTATGGGTTTAAACTCCACCAATTTATGAAtattgttctattttaatagttgttatttatttatgttaaattgtgtgttatgaaaattttaatataattgtaatcaattatctttttttctaaaaaaaatgtgaaaaggTTGTCGGTTGGAGATTTGATTAGGGCCCTCAAGTAGATATTTCTGATTTTGTGTCATTTtgcatgtaaatatttatgtattcttAGAAAATAGCATCTCAACTGCTATCAGTTAAGTAgaagacaaaaatatatgattaagtCATGCGATTGTCATTCCCACATCATTTATTTAcacatattattatgttgTAGTTTATCCATAATTATTACTAGCATGcaagatttaaatttttttaaaaaaaagatagaaatagAAGATTAAAATGCTAGCAACGTTAACTCAAAAAAACCAAGAATCTTTGAtccattttattattattattatcataatttagaaaagaaacaagtgTTAGCATATAAAGGGTAATATAATGTTCAGAATTCAAACCCcctcataatattattacatgcTTGGCATGAGTTAATTCTTGTGCTAGCTGTTGTGGCAACTGAAGGCTATCAACAAGATCTTCCAAGTTCTCTAGCAATTTCCATTTCACTGAATCTGCCCTTGAATATGACAGcccttattatatatattccacataaaactaaaaatcagCCAATGAAatcaagttttattaaagggATTGTTCTTCCAGCTAATTCTCTGGATCCTTAcctgattaattaataaataccaGTGCTCATCAGCTCTGTGAGTATCCAAGAACCATAACTAAACACATACAAAAACAGAAAGGAACAGACATACCATTTATCCTCTTCTTGCAATGGAGTCATGTAGCAGAACCATCATGCCTTGTGCTGCATGCAGATTCCTCCGACGTCGTTGCACCAAGGACTGCCTCTTTAGCCCCTACTTTCCTCCCGCGGAGCCTGAGAAGTTTGCAGCCGTTCACCGTATCTTTGGTGCTAGTAACATCAGTAAAATGCTGCAAGTAATTACTACAACTTCTCTTACAGTGTGTTTAACCTCTTTACAGCAAGAATATAACATGAGGATTTTTACCAGTTGTTTTAACCTNNNNNNNNNNTAGAGGAGATGCTGTCACCAGCTTGGTTTACGAGGCCACAGCAAGGCTCCAGGAGCCAGTTTACGGATGTGTTGCTCTGATTGCTTCTCTTCAAAAGCAGGTTTTTGGACTGCAGTCTGAATTAGATGAAGTTCTGGCAGAAAATGCGACTCTCAGAGCACAACTCTCTGTTGCGTTGTCTTTGGTAGCATCTTGTCAAAGCTTTCCGTTTGTGGAGAATAGCAATCAAGAGTCCAACCATCAACTGCAGCCGAGTGAATGTGGCAATTCTCAAAACTCTGATATGATGCTGCAATATGATCAGGTCACAGATTCCTACACAGCATTGGCAAATATGTTTTTGTGAGTCCAGACTGCACAGAGCCTGTATCCATGACTGACTCCAACGTCCAAATCCTCTACTCTAAACCCCACTCCagtcacacacacacaatatcCATGTTATGAGAGGCTGTCATTCTTCAGTTTGCGTCAATGACTGTACCTCACATTAATATACTGCAAGAAGTATGATGAACAATAAACCAGCAAGGTTACAAAGCTGTAGCTACTCTAGCATCAAGTTAGGAGAGCAAAGAAAATGGCAACAGGAGAGGCAAAAAGAAGCTTTTTCCAGTTACATTCATTTAGATATAGAGGGTATCATATAGCATTAGACAATCTAAGTTACTGTCCAGCTATAGCAAGAAACAACTTCAGCGTAGCACATAACAAACTAGTCTCAACAGATCATGCATCAGCAGATTGCTCTTGCTCCGTCATGGATATAGGTTCATTCATAATTAGGTGACAGAGACAAGATTTATGTTGTAAAATGGCTAATCACAGCAAAGAAGAGCCTGTTCAAATGAATAAAGCCCAATCTCGACCCAAAGTATAAGCCAATGAGTTTTGGGTAATGTAAGGCACTCTATGTCACCATGATTTCCATTTTTGCCCATGAACAATCATACACCAATCTGCAAGGCAATTTtggaattgaagaagaaaaggcaaatataaaacataagaagaagaataatttAGGCCAAATATGTATCTGatacaatattatatgtgACTGTGTAAACAAATTACAAGTGCCAGCGTGAATCCTTTCCGTATCCTCTCTCGTCTAGAGGAAGTACTGAAAAATCTAATAGTCATTCTAAACATTGGTAGAGGCAACCAAGAAAAACTTGGCATGTATGAACTCCCTCAAAGAAAAACAGGAGCTTTTGGTTAATTGTCAAATAAGTGCCTTTAAAAGACACAAATCTTTGTGAAAGATCCGGCATTAACGATCATGTAAAAGGTCCTCTGGTTCCAACTCTACTCCCAGCCGCCTTTTGATGGATGTACATGGATCCAGAGAggacttgcattttttctgcAACTCCATGAACCTCTGCATGTCAAAATTATGTTTCTTAATGAGCTTTCTCTGCCTTGAGAGGAAGAGCCTCTTCAGCACATCTTGGTAACTTGGGTCTCTTGAAGTGAACAGGAAGTAGGCATAACCTATGACTATCCCAGTTGTGGTTGTGAAAAATGCAATTGGCTCCATCACATCCCAAGAAAATTCCCAGAATGTCAGACGAAAGAAGAGTCCGACCTGTACCACGCTAAATCCCAACCCAGTCCACAATATGCGACGGACTTGTTTGTGAGCCAGCATATCGATCTCTTCCTTCTTCTCCTCCAGTTTCTTGAGCTCATCTTTACATGGGTCATCTTCAGGTAGAAGCGCAAGGGGCACTGCCCTTCTAACCAAATCAACGACCTGAATAGAGATCCATAGAAAGGAATGAGAGGCCATATCTTCATACTAACTCTATCAACCAAAACacaagtcacatgcaattttatcatatcaatAGCAAAATCTCAAAGTCTGGGATTTTTCAACAGCCTCACATCACCAGCATGTTTTGGAAACACCTCAGACAAAAAGGAACTTGTCAGTGCATCATCACCAAGTCTCTCTAATACAAAATCATGTACTCTAAGCATATCAAAGTTAAAAGCTTTGTTATGTTGTTCTGACCACATTTAGTATAAAACTAGATAGATGGTTAACATGGAAAACTCTACTTTGCGCATGTCAAAGATGCGTTTAGCAATAACTAtt includes the following:
- the LOC105170481 gene encoding bifunctional bis(5'-adenosyl)-triphosphatase/adenylylsulfatase FHIT, whose translation is MLKSLLPSLTSRCSLSLTPFLYLHPSTRRRLLPRHSPPHLSPGVTSLRASSSFSHDLHRMESESYTFGPYKISAKEVFYSTQLSYALVNLRPVVPGHVLVCPRRDVKRFIDLTADETSDLWLTAQKIGHQLESYHNASSLTFTIQDGPQAGQTVSHVHIHILPRKSGDFENNDEIYEAIDSKEKELKQKLDLDKERKDRSMEEMAQEAAEYRKLFL
- the LOC105170482 gene encoding calcium uniporter protein 6, mitochondrial-like; this encodes MWRNPGTILLKQVFKSAVRPARPGPTFGSFNYCRGFVGSSFRRHCSSAAGGGGGSGDENELTYAEAKRLMRLVNVEALKEKLGVEDKEVISYAELLRACESIGVAKSSDEAAAFARVLDEAGVVLLFRDKVYLHPDKVVDLVRRAVPLALLPEDDPCKDELKKLEEKKEEIDMLAHKQVRRILWTGLGFSVVQVGLFFRLTFWEFSWDVMEPIAFFTTTTGIVIGYAYFLFTSRDPSYQDVLKRLFLSRQRKLIKKHNFDMQRFMELQKKCKSSLDPCTSIKRRLGVELEPEDLLHDR